The stretch of DNA GCGCCGGGATGGGGGAAGGGCGGGTCATGGCGCTTCCACTTAAGCCTTGTCGGGGCTAGAGCAAGCGCAGCCATGAGCCATTCACCGCAAGACAGCGCCTCCGGCCCCTATCGCATCCGCCTCGGCACGCGCGAATCCCCGCTTGCCATGGCGCAGGCCCACGAAACCCGCGCGCGCCTGTGCGCCGCCCACGGCTGGGACGAAAGCGAGGTCGAGATCGTCCCCGTCGTCGCGAGCGGCGACAAGGTGCTCGACCGCCCCTTGGCCGAAATCGGCGGCAAGGCGCTGTGGACGAAAGAGCTCGACGCATGGCTCGGCGAAGGGCGGATCGATGCGGCGGTCCATTCGGCCAAGGACGTCGAGACGATCCGGCCTTCCGAATTCCACTTCGCCGCCTTCCTGCCGCGCGCGGACCGGCGCGACTGCCTCGTCGGAGCCGACAGCATCGCCGCGATCCCGCAGGGCGCGGTGGTGGGGACCAGCGCCCCGCGCCGCGCCTCGCAGCTCCTCAATCTGCGCCCCGATTGCAAGGTCGTGACCTTTCGCGGCAATGTCGCAACGCGGCTAAGCAAGCTCGATGCGGGCGAGGCCGACGTGACCTTCCTCGCCGCCGCCGGGCTCGAGCGGCTGGGGCAAAGCGCGGTCGGCCATGCGCTCGAGACCGGCGAATGGATACCCGCCGCCTCGCAGGGGGTGATCGCGATCGAATGCCGCGCCGATGCGCCCGAAGTCACCGCGCTGCTCGCCGCGATCGACCACGCGCCGACGCGCGCCGAACTCGAGGCCGAACGCGCGCTGCTCGCCGCGCTGGGCGGAACCTGCCATTCGCCGGTCGCGGTGCTGTGCGAAGCGCAAGGCGACACGCTCGCCATGCGCGCCGCGC from Erythrobacter sp. encodes:
- the hemC gene encoding hydroxymethylbilane synthase produces the protein MAQAHETRARLCAAHGWDESEVEIVPVVASGDKVLDRPLAEIGGKALWTKELDAWLGEGRIDAAVHSAKDVETIRPSEFHFAAFLPRADRRDCLVGADSIAAIPQGAVVGTSAPRRASQLLNLRPDCKVVTFRGNVATRLSKLDAGEADVTFLAAAGLERLGQSAVGHALETGEWIPAASQGVIAIECRADAPEVTALLAAIDHAPTRAELEAERALLAALGGTCHSPVAVLCEAQGDTLAMRAALFSPDGSERVEGTASFAPGDHGPVAALADDLLGRASPAITEHFRTTA